The Maylandia zebra isolate NMK-2024a linkage group LG4, Mzebra_GT3a, whole genome shotgun sequence genome includes a window with the following:
- the fscn2a gene encoding fascin-2a — protein sequence MSTNGINKALKLQFGLINYENRYLTAEAFGFKVNASATSMKKKQIWTLEQDEQDGQVVFLRSHLGRYLASDKDGKIICGAEMRDPECRFLIVPQADGRWALQSEPFQRYFGGSADYLSCFAQIIGEQELWAVHLALHPQASLLSVARKRYAHLSASDGEISVDSNIPWGVDSLVTLVYLDGKYSLKTCDSRFLSNDGKLVKENTNATSFTLELKSGKLAFKDCDGKYLAPVGPTGTLRSGRCSKPGKDELFDLEESHPQVVFQAANKRFVSVKQGVSISANQDVETDMETFQMEIDKESKKSMFRTNGGSYWTLVTHGEIQSTATEVEVNTMFDIEWRGQRVALKASNGKYVCTKKNGQLSAVSDTVADDELLLMKLINRPMLILRGENGFVCHHKNSNTLDANRSVYDIFTLIFNDGAYNIKSVNGKFWYVSSSGLVCSDGEKSENFFLEFLEHGRVAIKGSNDKYLRGDQGGTLMCDGKSVDASSLWEY from the exons ATGTCTACAAACGGAATTAACAAAGCTTTGAAGCTGCAGTTTGGCCTCATCAACTATGAGAACCGCTACCTGACGGCTGAGGCTTTTGGATTCAAGGTAAACGCCTCGGCTACTAGCATGAAGAAGAAACAGATCTGGACCTTAGAGCAGGATGAGCAAGATGGGCAAGTAGTCTTCCTCCGCAGCCACCTGGGACGCTATCTGGCCTCTGATAAAGATGGTAAGATCATATGTGGGGCAGAGATGCGTGATCCTGAATGCCGTTTTCTTATCGTGCCCCAAGCTGACGGACGCTGGGCTCTGCAATCAGAACCTTTTCAACGTTACTTTGGAGGCTCGGCAGACTATTTGTCCTGCTTTGCCCAAATCATTGGGGAACAAGAGCTGTGGGCCGTCCATTTGGCTTTACATCCACAGGCCAGCCTTCTCAGTGTGGCACGTAAGCGCTATGCTCATCTCTCTGCTTCAGATGGAGAGATATCTGTGGACAGCAACATTCCCTGGGGAGTGGACTCCCTCGTCACCTTGGTATACCTCGATGGCAAGTACAGCCTGAAGACCTGTGACAGCCGTTTCCTCAGCAACGACGGCAAACTTGTGAAGGAGAATACCAATGCAACTAGCTTCACTCTAGAGCTAAAATCTGGCAAGCTGGCCTTTAAGGACTGTGACGGGAAATACCTGGCCCCGGTGGGACCCACAGGAACGTTGCGGTCAGGCCGATGCTCCAAGCCTGGAAAAGACGAGCTGTTCGATCTGGAAGAGAGTCATCCACAAGTAGTTTTTCAAGCTGCAAATAAAAGATTTGTTTCAGTCAAGCAAG GAGTGAGTAtttcagccaatcaggacgtggagacagacatggaGACCTTTCAGATGGAGATAGATAAGGAAAGCAAAAAGTCTATGTTCAGAACCAATGGCGGATCCTACTGGACATTAGTGACTCATGGAGAGATCCAATCCACTGCCACAGAGGT TGAGGTCAACACAATGTTTGATATTGAATGGAGGGGACAAAGAGTAGCGCTCAAAGCAAGCAATGGAAAGTACGTGTGTACAAAGAAGAACGGGCAGCTCTCCGCAGTCAGCGATACAGTGG CTGATGATGAGTTGCTCCTGATGAAACTCATCAACCGCCCTATGCTGATCCTTCGTGGAGAAAATGGCTTTGTGTGTCACCACAAGAACTCCAACACTCTAGATGCGAATCGATCAGTCTACGACATCTTCACACTGATTTTCAACGACGGCGCCTACAATATAAAAA gtgtgaatggaaAGTTCTGGTATGTCTCTAGCAGTGGCCTGGTGTGCTCAGATGGAGAAAAGTCAGAGAATTTTTTCCTTGAGTTCCTGGAGCATGGACGTGTCGCTATCAAGGGCTCCAATGACAAGTACCTTCGTGGAGACCAGGGAGGCACACTTATGTGTGATGGCAAATCTGTCGATGCATCTTCTCTCTGGGAGTACTGA